The window CAGGTATCTTCGAGGCAGCCGAGACTGCTCTCACGGCCGACGAGTACGTCTACGTCGGCGACACGTACGACGAAGATATCGTAGGTGCACGTCGTGCTGGTTGGGACGCGATACACGTCGGGGACGACGGGCCGGCAGAGGACCCAGCACGAGTCGAGTCGGTCGACGACGCAGTCGCTCGATTGTTCGACTGAGGGCAGAACGGAGAGCGAGACTGACTACGGCAGTTCGCCGACTTTCTCACCAGCGTAGCCGAAGATGTCGGCGTACCCGTATGCAGAGAGTAAGATTGGGTAGAAGTCGCGCTCGGCGGCGAACGTCTCGGCGTCGGCACGTGCGAACACCTCCCCGGATTCGACCGGTTCGAAGTTGTGTGCGAGAACCTCGTACTCGTCGGCGTCCGGCTTGGGGAGTCGTTCGAGGAGTTTGAACACGTCGAGGCTGTTCTCTCGGGGGGCGGCGAGTTTCAAGCGGTCGTCTTCGGTCTGTGATTCGATATCGTCGCCGCCGTCGCTGGCGACTGTCGGGGCGGGGAGGACGTTCGTCGCCGTGAGGAACGCGCGGATGAGCCAGTAGGCGTTTTCGGCCGCTTCGTCGGACTTCTGGAGGCCCGCTTCGACTTCGACGGTGTGGGCGTGTTCGATGAGTCGCCCCTCTGCGAAGTTGTTCGTCTCGACGGCGACGTCGACGGGGAGACGTGGGAGAATCGACCGCGCGATTGCGTCGACGGTGTCGACGATGGCGAACGGTTCGGCGTACGACTGCGTCGAGTGGATAGAAAAGGCAGTCGTGCCGCGGACTTCCCGGCCCAAGTCGTGCGCGAGGCGACGCTCGTGACTCTCCGCGTGTGGGTCGCCGGGGAAGGCGCGGTTGAGGTCCTCGTCGAGGTACCGAACGTCCGCGTCAAGGGCCTCCTCGTTGGCGATGATGAGTTTCACCGGGCGTTCGACGTCTGGGTCTTCCGCAACGAACCGTTCGATGGCGCGCGCGCCACACGGTTCGTCACCGTGAATCGACCCGACGACCGACACTTCCGGGGTGCCGTCACCGAGTTCGTAGATTCGCATTGCCGGGTCCTAGAGCCAGGGGCTAAAGGCCTTTAAGATTCTTCCTGTGTGTTCACAGACAAAATTTGGTCGACTCCGACGGTACCGACTGCGGGGCGTCAGTGGTCCAACTGCGCCGCGTAGTCGTAATCGGCAGGGTAGGCAGTCGCCTGCTGTCCATCGAGTGTAATCTGCCACTCGTGGAGTTCTGTTGGGTCGTCGAGTGCCGCCCGGAGTGTCGCTCGAACGTCGTCTACGTCCACGCCGTAGAAGTCGCTCGGAGTGCCGCGGAGGTACTGCAAGGCCGTTTCGAACAGCGAGCGCATCCCGACGTCGTTCTCGAAGTCGAAGTGCTTGTACGCGCCTGCGGCCACCTGTACCATCCCGTGGAGGAAGGCGCTCTCTGTCGTTCCCGCGCCGTAGTTGTACCATTCGTCTTCGAAACAGTCGTGACTCTCGTGGAAGTCGGCCGAGTTGAACAGGCGGACGCCGTGTTCGACTGCTCTCCGGAGCGTCGCGTGTTCCCACATCCGTACGTCCGCGTTCCACCCAGACGGGTTCCCGAGTGGCGGGGCAACACTCGGGTCTCGGGTGTGTTCGTCCATGGAGAGGAACAGGTCGGGTGTCCCGGTAATACCATCGGTGGTGCGGTAGCGCCGCAGAGACCTTTACTGGGTCGGCGACCAACCACCGTATATGACCGACTCAGGGACCGAGTGTACCTACTGCGGATGCGACGTGTACCGACACGACCCCGTCTTCGTCGAGGAACTGGAGAATGGCGAACGCGTCTCCGCCGGTTCGTTCTGTAACTACGCGTGTCTCACGTCCTACGTCGAGGCCGAGAACCTCTCGCTCGGCGCGACCTGTGAATTACCTCCAGAGTGACCGAGACCGGACGCGGGTTCACCAGACACTTCGCCGCAATGCACGTCATATTTACGTCCAGTTCGCACACTCGGTAGCAATGGCACTCGCATCTGCACTCGTGGCAGGCGGCGTCATCGGTATCCGGCACGCGCTGGAGGCCGACCACCTCGCCGCCGTCGCGACGATGGTCGAAGACGACGGAAACCCGAGCATCGTCGGCGCTTCGTGGGGCGTCGGTCACTCGATTCCAATCGTCGTCGTCGGTCTCCTGTTCGTCGCACTCGGTGTTCGCCTGCCCGAGTCGGTGACGCACTTCTTCGAGGTCACCGTCGGTGCGATACTCGTCGTCCTCGGGGCTCGAATGCTCCTTCGTGCTGCTGGCGTATCGTTCCCGACGTTCCGGAATCACGACCACGGAGCGCAGACCCATCGACACGTCTCGCTCGGCAGCGTCGCACTCGGGACGAAACACACACACGTCCACGACGAGTCGTTCGCCGTCGGCGTCCTCCACGGATTCGCCGGCAGTGGAGCACTCGTCATCGCGATGGTGTCCGCCGCACCCGGAATGGGGCAAGCCGTCGCGTTCCTCACCGCGTTTAGTCTGCTGACGGTGGCGACGATGGCGACTGTCTCAACGCTCTGGGGGCGGTCGATGGACGTTGGCGGGACGCGCCTCCTTCGCGCTACAGCAGGCGTCGTCGGCGTGGTCGTGGGCGGACTCCTCGTCGTCGAGCAGGTTGGACTCTTCGTCTAACGATTCGCAACGTTTTAGCGGTCCCCCTGACCTATCTTCATACGCGCGAGGGTAGCTAAGTCAGGAAAAAGCGGCGGACTCAAGATCCGCTCTCGTAGGAGTCCGTGGGTTCAAATCCCTCCCCTCGCACTTGCTCCGAGAAACGAAGTGACGAGTGGCAAGTGTGCACGAGGGATTTGAATCAGGAAGCGTCAGCGACCGTGGTTCAAATCCCTCCCCTCATACACAGAATCGACACGGCCACTGCCACAGTCTGACGACTCCGCACTGTCACCAACATACCCACGAATATGTCTAAACCATCAGTAATTTTACTACCAATTAAGCCACCATTTATCACGACCGTGTATATCCGTCGTCGTCTCGAGTCGGGTCTCGCGCTCACTCGTGGGGCGTGGTACCAACAGACCACGTTTCTCGTGAAAACCACGAGACTGCGGTCTAATCGGTACGACATTCGTGGTGTGATAGAAGGAGCGACGAGCGCATGAAAGTCCAGTTAGGAGACCTGAATTTCGGTCGCCACTGACGTATCAGAGAATATCAGAAACATTCATTATGTTATCGAGCATACTATAGTATTGCCGGAAGCGCAAGGACGCACCGGATGACCAAACCGAATCCAATCGGGCGGTGTGAAAGGCACCGACGATGGTACGCATCGCAAGATGCGGAGGAATGGGATCGACATGAACACCGAGTCTTTCGTAAAAGGAAGACGAGGTCAAAGTGCCGAAGAGGAACCGAAGCAACCCCGCTAACCACACTGCGAGTGTGTGGCACGAAAGCCAAGTACCGGACCACGAGGAATCGGAGTTCGGGAAGTCGGCGCAAGCCGAAAAAGGCTGTGAGGGTTGTGGAAAACGTCTTCCGTCCGGGTTCTAATTGCGAATTCTGGCGTTTTCCGTTATCCACCCGCCGAGCGAGTGGACCGTGTTTTCAATCGTCGTCAGACTCAGTGAGCAGTCGCTTCATCGCGCGGAGGTACTCGGATGCGACGACCGGTTCGTCCGCCGCAGTTCGCTCGACTGCGGCAAGTCCGTGTTCCAATCGTTCGTTCACCAATCCCGGCGGCACCTTGTGGTGGACGATACGTCGTGCTTCGTCGGTACACTCCAGTGCAGTGCCGGTATCACCACGTCGAACAGCGTCGCGTGCCTCGTCGAAGGCCGTCGTGAGCGAATCACGGACGCTCACCGGGAGGTCGCCTGCATCTCTCACGGATACCGATAGGCGAGTCAGTGTGAAAAGCCACCGGGCCGACGTCGTCGCGCCGCAGGCGGCCGATTAGCCACCAGTCAGTTGCGCCGCCACGTCGTCAGCGACCGCGTGCCGACGCTGACCGGTCGATGGATATAGGCCGCTTCCCGCTCCTGTCACGTCCATGAACGAACTCGGTGCCCGTGCGGACCGTGCGCAACGCGCGGCACGTGACGGCGGCGCAGTCGCGCGACGAGCCTTCCGAACCGACATCGCCGTCGAGACGAAAGGCGGAAAGACGGACGTCGTCACGGAGGCGGACCGGGCCACCCAACGACGCGTTATCGACCGTATCCACGGTTCGTTCCCGGACGACGCCATCGTCGGGGAAGAAGAAGACGAGCTGAAGTCGGTCCCAGACGAGGGGGCCTCGTGGGTCATCGACCCTATCGACGGGACGAACAACTTCGTCCGCGACATCCCCGTGTGGGCGACATCCGTCGCGGCCGTCGTCGACGGCGACCCCGTCGCGTCCGCGAACTTCCTCCCCGCCCTCGAAGACCTCTATGCCGCCGACGACGAGGCCGCCTACCGGAACGGTGAGAAACTCTCTGTGAGCCAACGCGACGACCCAGAGACGTGTACGGTCTGCCCGACGTTCTGGTGGAACTACGACGCTCGCGACGAGTACGCAGCAGCGACGCGGGCCATCGTCACACGATTCGGAGACATGCGTCGCTACGGGAGCATGCAGATAGCACTCTCGTTCGTCGCCGACGGCGCACTCGACGGCGTCATCACGAACAAGCGTGCGAACCCGTGGGACTCGGTGGCCGGTGTCCACCTCGTTCGGATGGCCGGCGGACGTGTCACCGACCTTGACGGCAACGAGTGGCGACACGACTCGGAGGGACTCGTCGCGTCGAACGGACACGTTCACGACACGGTCCTCGAAGCGGCCCGCGAGATTGCGGACCTGTAACTGACATTTAACGTCGTTCGCGCTTCCGCAAATGCGAAGTTAGCCCCCTCAGTACATGGCCGTATGGAACTCGACGCGACGGACAGGGCTATTCTCCGCCTCCTGATGGAGGATGCGCGGACACCATTCAGTGAGATTGCTCGCCAAATCGATATGTCGAGTGCGACGGTCCACGACCGAGTCGGACGAATGGAAGACGCAGGCGTCATTCAGGGGTATCACGCACACGTCGACCCGCGGAAAGTCGGGTTGGGCACGTCGGCACTCGTGGGATTCCGCGTCAAGCAAGGACGCGAAAAAGAGGCACTCCAGCAACTCCGCGAGATAGAGGGCGTCCAGGAGATAAACCTCACCACGGGCGAGTGGGACGTGATGCTTCGCGTGTACGCCGAAGACACCGACGCTCTTCGCGAACTCATGTTCGACCACATCGCGGAACTGGAAGGCTTCTCTCGGTCACAGACGATGGTCATCCTCGGAACCGAGTACGACGACCCGGTCTTACCGATTCAGGGCCCCGAAGACGACGGGTGACCGGGAACTGACCGACCGTGTTCACCACGGCGCGCAGACGTGGCGTGCAGTGAGAGTGCGATAGACCGGAACCCTAAACAGTCCCGCCGTCGGGGTTTCGGCTATGGCAACGGTATCAGAGCGAATTGGTCTCGACCCCGAACGCCTCTGGGGCCTCGGCGTCGCGGCCATCCTCGTCGCACTCGTCGGCGGGTCGCTCGCGTTCCCTCGCGTCGTCTACGACGGCTTCATCTGGAAATACTTCTGGGGCCCGGTCCAGGCGGACGCGAACTCGGCGGTCTGTGCGACGCGGGCAACCGGCGTCACGGAGTACCTCGGTAGTTCGTCGGCGTGCGCCGCCGCGGCCCAACCGGTCGCGTATCCCGGCTACACGCTCGTCTCGGAAGTCGGGTACATGGTCACGCTCGTCATCGCCCTCACGGGCGTGGTGTTCCTCCTTCGTCGTCTCGACATCGGCGAGAAACCACGGTTCTTCTACGCCCTCATTCCGTTCATGTTCTTCGGCGGCGCGTTCCGTGTCGTCGAGGACGCGAACGACGCACCGGGAATGGTGGACGCACTCATCACCTACCCGTGGAACACGCTCGTCATCAGCCCGGTCATCTACGTGACCGTCTTCGCGATTACACTCGTCGCCGTCCTCGGGAGCGTCGTCGCCGAACGGTCGGGTGTCATCGACGACTACGTGAAACCGCTGTTCGGGGCTGGCGTCGCCATCCTCGCAGTCACGCTGGGCTACCTGCTGTTCATCGGTGTCACGGGCGCGCAGGGCGCGACGTTCTACCCGCAAGTTCTCGTCGTCATCCTCGCCGGAGCGACTGCCGTCGCCGGGGTGACATGGGTCCTCCTCGAACGGTTCGCACCCGAAGTGAACGCCGGAACCGGTCTCATCGGCCTCGTCATCATCTGGGGTCACGCCGTCGACGGTGTCGCGAACGTCGTCGGACTCGACTGGATGACGGCGCTCGGTGCCGGAAACAACCTCATCCCGAAGCACCCGGTCAACAGGGCCGTCGTCGACTTCACCGCCTCGACGCTTCCGGAGTCTATCCTCGCCGTCACCGGTGACGCGTGGCCGTTCTTACTCGTCAAACTCGTCGCCGCGACGGCCGTCGTCTGGGTGTTCGACGAACAGATATTCGAGGACAGTCCGCGCTACGCCATCTTGCTCCTCATCGCCGTCCTCGCCGTCGGTCTCGGACCGGGGACGCGTGACATGCTTCGCGCGACGTTCGGCGTCTAGGCACCCAGCGGGACGATTACTCTTCTCTCACGTCCGCCGGCTTACTGCCCGCCGTAGGTTCATATACGAATCGGCGGCCAGACCGCGTGTGCTGTAACGACTACCGCACGACGGTACGCGGGTGTCCGACACTCCGTCGTGTGGCCTGCGGTGTGTCGGCTGTCAGCCACGAGTCAGTTATCGAACCGGTTACCTACGGGAACGGGTGGTACTCGCGGTCCAATCGAGGCTCAAAGCCGAGTTCGCGCGGGACGGACTCGGCGCGGTCAGCGAAGAACGGGTCGCCGATGAACAGGGGTTGCGCCTGCGGAACCAGCACGCGGACCGCCTCGAAGCCCAGTTGCTCCACATCTCTCGGCGTGGTTCGTGCGACGTAGGCGTCGAGGCCGGCGTCTGTGATGTGTTCGACGACTGCATCGAGTTCTCCCTCACCTTCGGGAACTTCGTCCGGTCCGACGGAGTCAGCGGGGATGGTCGCGTCGGGCGTGACGAACGCCTCGGCCGCCTCGGGGAAGTCTGCGTACGTTGCAATCGCACCGCCCTGTGTCGCCGCCTGTTCGGGGCCCATCGCTCGGAGTTCAGTCCAGTTCTGAAGTGCCTCTGCGAGTGCCGACCGAGCGGCGCTGTTGGCGTCGAGGTCCGCGCCAGAACCCATCGCGAACTGTGGCCACTCGTCGTCGCGGTGGACCGCGACGGCGACGACGGGCACGTCGACGTCCTGCGTGACCAGCAGTGCCGTCACGTCGAGGGCTTCCGACCGTGCTCGGGCAGCCAAGGTCTGGAACGTCTCGTCGGCCACGTCGAGCCCCAACGGGTCGAACGTCGAGTACCACGCGAGCATCGTCGCGTCGCGTTCGATGGTCTCGTAGAGGCCCGAGAGAATCGCTTCGGTCCCGGAGTTCCCGAGACCGAGTCCCGTCGTAATCGACGGTTTGTGTCGCTCTGTCGGCGGCGGGTAGTGGACGAACTCAGCGGGAAGCGACACAGACTCACCCGTGGCAAGGTGCTCGCCTTCGACCCACTGAATCGGTTCGTCTGGGTCAGGGTCACGGTACGAGTCGGGACGGACGAACCGACTCGGCGGGACCGCCCCCGGCCGTGAGGCGGCGGGTGCGACGGCGAATTCGCTCGACCGATAGACGCCCGCCGAGTAGCGTTCGAGCGCTTCGCCGAGTGCCTTCATGTAGGCTTCGTCCCACCCGGCGGCAGCGCCGCCGGCGAGTTCCGCCGCACGGGTATCCGCGTACGCCGTCGTGTCGGCGGTCTGTGCCATGTAGTACGGCAACGGGAACGACTCCCGTTCGCCGACCTGCGTGACGATACCGACACGCTCGTCGACGGCCATCTCGGCCCGTGCGAGTGCATCGTCTAGCTCGACGCTACGGAAGTCGCGTCGGACGGTCCGGTCGCGGTCGGTCGGCGATGGTGCCGGCAGAAACGACCGCTCCCGGCCGGGGACTTCGACGACGGTGCCTGCGATATCGTCTCCGGAGAGGAGCGAGATACCGCGCCGACCAGCAACCGCCCCGGCGAGACGGACCGCCGCCCGGTCACCCGAGGGCCGCCCGCTCGATTCGGTGGTCGACGCGACGCGCGCACGGAGGTCAGTGAATCCGCCACTGTCGTCGTCGAACGCCGAGACGGCGGCATCGATGTCGGCGATGGCGTGCCCTCCGATGCCGCCGATTTCGACCGCAATCCAGCGTCCGGCGGCGTCGTCTGCCACGTCGAAGGCCTCGTCACCGACTGCTGACACGACGAACCCGAGGTCGAACCCATCGAGGGCGTCAGGGGTCGTCTCGGTGACCGGTGCGTCGATGTCGGAACAGGCCGCGCGAATCGACTCGGCGGCGGGACCGCTCCCGACGAGTCCGATGTTCATACACGCGACGACGAACGGTGACGCAAAAAAGCGGGGGGTATCGGCGGACGGGTACCGACGTGCGTTATTCGAGGAGGCTCTGTGCGACCTCGGCGAGGTCGTCCACGTCAGCGTCGGCGAGTCGGTCGTCGCCGAGTTTCAGGCGGAGACGCGGGCGGCCAACGTCGATGGGGACCTTCTCGGTGTCGATGAGGCCGAGTTCTTCGAGTTTCGTCTTCGTCCGGGAGAACGTCGCCTTGCTGGCGATGCCGACGTCTTCGCCCCACTTGGAGATATCGTAGAGAAGCACTTCGTTCCGTGCGGCGACGAGGAGCGAGATGGTCACTTCGTCGAGGCCGTCGCCGTCACCGCGTGCGGACGAGAGCGACGCGAGCACGGCGTCGAAGTCGGAAAGCGTGTCCTCACCGATGTCTTCGGAGAGTGTCTCGCGGACGCGGGAGAGTGGTGGCGTGCGGAGTTTGAACTCGGGTGCGTCTTCCCAGTGCGCGCGGTGCGCGTCGAGTGCCGTCTCGACGAAGTCTTCGTCGTCGGTGACGAGGCCGGCAACTTTGCCGCCCGCGCCGACGAGTGCGACGACGGAGTTGGGTGTGACGAACAGCGTGTTCTCGACCTCGTCACGCGCGGTGCGCATCGAGAGTGCGCCGTCGACGACGAGGTTGGCGGCGTTGGAGGCGACGATGAAGTCGTCCATCACGTCTTTCAACACACTCTCTTCGGCGACAAGACGAATCTGTGGGAGGTCAGACTCAATCTCGGTGGCGACGGCCACGAGTCCCTCGATTACTTCGGCGGTCGGGTTTGCGACTAAAACCTCGTCCGCCGTCGAGGAGAGGACCGATTCGATGATATCCTCTACCCCCTCAGCGAGTAGATTAGAACGAATAGCCATGGCTTGAATATCGCCAGTAATATATTTAATATTAACGCAAGACGACCATCAGAACGTATCCGAATTCGAGTTGTACCAACTGTTTTACGGGCGAATTGAGCAACTTATTTCAGAAATTTTACTGCTGGATGCTCGTGGGAAAACTGGTATCGTCGGGGGTGGACTGCCGTAGTCGAATTAGACGGGGTTCGGCCGACTACGGAACCGGGTTCGGCGGTGAGACAGGTCAGTATCAGACACTCTCTACGCGTTCGTGCATTTGTCACCGCGCCCCACGAGGGGTGTATACATCACCGTGCAACACAACACCGGCAGGCGTAGCCAAAGGGGACACATTTATGCCCTAATTGGGCTGGATACTACACATGGACTACAGCCACGTCCGCGACGTCGACCCCGCTGTGGCAGACGCCCTCGAAGGTGAGGTCGAACGCCAGCGCGACACACTCGCGATGATTGCCTCGGAGAACCACGTCAGTGAAGCGGTCCTCGAAGCACAGGGAAGTGCGCTGACGAACAAGTACGCCGAAGGCTATCCCGGCAAGCGCTACTACGCTGGCTGTGAGTACGCCGACGAGGTAGAGAACCTCGCCATCGAGCGCGCCAAAGAACTCTGGGGTGCCGAGCACGTCAACGTCCAACCGCACTCCGGCACGCAGGCGAACATGGGCGTCTACCTCGCCATGCTCGAACCCGGCGACAAGATTCTCTCGCTCGACTTGACCCACGGTGGCCACCTGAGCCACGGTCACCCGGCGAACTTCACGGGCAAACTCTACGACGTAGAGCAGTACGAAGTCGACGCCGAGACTGGCTACATCGACTACGACCAGTTGGCAGAAAAGGCCGAGTCGTTCGAACCGGACATCATCGTCTCTGGCTACTCCGCGTACCCGCGCGCCGTCGAGTGGGAGACGATTCAGGACGTCGCCGACTCTGTCGACGCACTCCACCTCGCCGACATCGCCCACATCACGGGCCTCGTCGCCGCCGGTGTCCACCCCTCGCCCGTCGGCGTCGCCGACTTCGTCACGGGCTCCACGCACAAGACCATCCGCGCTGGCCGTGGTGGCATCATCATGTGCAACGAAGAGTACGCCTCCGACATCGACAGCGCCGTCTTCCCCGGCGGTCAGGGCGGCCCGCTCATGCACAACGTCGCCGGCAAGGCGGTCGGTTTCAAAGAGGCACTCGAACCTGAGTTCGAGGAGTACGCCCAGCAGGTCGTCGACAACGCGAAGGTCCTCTCCGAGACGTTCGAAGAACACGGCCTCAGCGTCGTCTCCGGCGGCACCGACACGCACCTCGTCCTCGTCGACCTGCGTGACTCCCACCCGGACCTCACCGGTGGCGACGCCGAAGACGCGCTCGAATCGACGGGCATCGTCCTCAACGCGAACACCGTCCCCGGCGAGACACGCTCCGCGTTCAACCCGAGTGGCATCCGCGCCGGCACGCCCGCACTGACGACCCGTGGCTTCGGCGAAGAGGAGATTCGAGAAGTCGGCGAACTCATCGTGAAGGTCGTCAACGACCCCGAGGACGACGACGTTCTCGCCGACGTCTCCGACAGCGTGCAGGAACTCTGCGACGCGCACCCGCTGTACGAGTAAGCGCATCCCACTGTTCTGTCTTTTTGACGTCCCCGTGAGTCGTGCGTCCGACCCGACACAGCGACCCGCTTTTTGTGGGCACCGGTCGTATCTCCTGTCTCCCAATGCGCAGACGTACCCTCCTCGACACACTCACAGCGTCGCTCGCCGAAGTGGCCGGATGTACGTCGCCGGGTGGAAGCCAACCCATGACCGACGAGACCGACAGCGAGGCGACGCCGACGCAGACAGGCGACGCCGACACCACGGCCCTACCGGACGAGACGACGGATCCGGATTCGACAGAATCCACCGTGACCGACGGTGGTCAACCCGAAGACGGGGACAGCGCTGGCGACAGTGACGAACTTGACTTGCGCGAAGCGAACGTGATGGCCGTCTCCGTCGAGCAATCGGGCGACGACTATCGATTCTCCGTGACGCTCCTCCACGACGTTCACGAGAGCATTGCTCTCGTGAGCCAACCAGAACGCTTAGCGTTCTGGTGACGACGACGGCGAAGATGGCTACGCGAACTGGTGGGTCGTCCGCGGGCACGACCAGACCCACGGGTACGGGGGGCAAGCGATGCTCGTGAACCTCGAAAGCGGTACGACGCGCGCCGAGCGACAGGGGCCGGAGCCTCGGTCGTTCGCCGACGCGACGTGCTGAGAGACAGATTCTGTTGAACTACTCTGTTGCTTGGTACTTTGTCGGGTCTGTGCTGAATACAGCGCGCGTATCGGTCACCAACGGGTGGTCAATACCAACATATCTGGATGGGCCGATTGAGAGGGTACACCTACCGTGGAAAAATTTATAATGATTTGTCAGTCTCTATTAAAGTAATGCCAGATTTTGAAGGGGGGTATGCCGCTGTCGGTGCCGCACTCGGGATACTGTTTGGCCTGATGCTCGGTGGCCCGTTTGGTGTGGTCTTGGGAGCCTTAGTCGGTGGAGGAATCGGGTGGTACCTCGAACGCAATTCGGCCGACTAGCTACCGACAATACCGACGGAGTCATCGGTCACGACGTGAAACTAACCGGCACCGAGTGCTGAACTCTCCCCTCTATTCAGCACGCTTCTTCAGACAGTGTTCGGTGAGATTTCTGTGGTTGTGCTGAATTGATGGTGCTTATACACCATAGGAGAGTGACAGAAAGCAAGTCATCATATCATGGATAATCGAAAAAATCGAGGCGCCGTATACCTCGTTGTTGGCTTAGGCCTGCTAATTAGTGCCGTCTCCCAATTGTTAGGTTGGGTTGTGATTACGCTACCGCCAATCGTCTATCTCGTACTGGGGATTGGCATATTCATTTACGGGCTGTTGCAAGCCACGTAACTGCAAGACGAACTCCCTGTATGTTACACTCCTTCTGACAGTGTTCGGTGAGGTTTCTGTGGCCGTGCTGAATACAGGGCGCGAGTCAAGCAGTTGCATGTACTACGTTCTTCTTAGACCTCTGAGATTTCAACAGGACTGAAAAATGATGTTTGGGCATCACATTTAATAGTGTGTGTGTAACATGCACAATGCCGGGGTGCCTCTGACATTAAACGCCGGCGTCTTACCTAACCGAGATGCCCGCTCGGTTAAGGGTATGGTGGTGGGGTATTCCCTCACCCTTTGTACAAGTACCAGAAGTTGGATAATCGAAATAGGATATTCGGTATTTCAAAGTTTGAACTAGACTCCTGTCGGAAATGGAACTGTGAGAAACGCGGAGTGACAACTCAATTAACCTCCTAATCGATGACCATATCTCCGAGGCCATGCTGAACTCACCCTCTGTCTGTGTCACGCCATTCCTGACAACGTCTGAGGATTTCAACAGAGTCGAGAGACGAGGTACTAACACATCCCCTGAGTAACACTATTACACACGGGGCCGTACACCCGGACGACTATGCCACCGATTCGTCGCCTCGTCCTCGACGTGCTGAAACCACACGCTCCGTCGACGGTGGAGTTCGCTCGGAAAGTGGCGGCCGCATCCGGCGTGGACGGAGCGAACGCCCTGCTCCTCGAAACCGACCGCGAGGTGCAGAACATCCGACTCGTCGTCGAAGGAGACTCCATCGACGTGGACGAAGTCGAAGACAGAATCACGAATCTCGGCGGGACGGTCCACTCCATCGACGAAGTCGTCGCCGGCGACGAGATGGTCGAGTCGCGAGACGTGCCACAAGACTGGTTACCGCCGTGACCCCGGACCGCGTCGTCGAACTTCTCCGGCAAGACAGCGTCCGCGCCATCTCTCGACGCTACCTCGTCTCGAACGGGTTCGACGGGGCGTTGACCTGCATCGGCATCGTCGTGGGCGCGTTTCTCACAGGCGTCACAGACGGGGTGACAGTCGTCAAAATCGGTCTCGGTGCCGCCGTCGGCCTCACGACATCCGGCGTCTGGAGCGTCTGGGAGATAGAACGTGCCGAGAAGTTGGCCGAACTCGAACGCATCGAAGAAGCGATGCTGACCGACCTGCGTGGGACTGTCGTCGAACGCGACAAGACCGCCGCGAGAGCCATCAATGCCACGGCAAGCGGACTCGGCCCCCTCGTCAGCATCGTCGTTCCGTTGCTCCCGTTCCTCGCTGTCGGGTCGCTCTTCTCGATGTTCACCG is drawn from Haloferax litoreum and contains these coding sequences:
- a CDS encoding Lrp/AsnC family transcriptional regulator, which produces MELDATDRAILRLLMEDARTPFSEIARQIDMSSATVHDRVGRMEDAGVIQGYHAHVDPRKVGLGTSALVGFRVKQGREKEALQQLREIEGVQEINLTTGEWDVMLRVYAEDTDALRELMFDHIAELEGFSRSQTMVILGTEYDDPVLPIQGPEDDG
- a CDS encoding sulfite exporter TauE/SafE family protein, with the protein product MALASALVAGGVIGIRHALEADHLAAVATMVEDDGNPSIVGASWGVGHSIPIVVVGLLFVALGVRLPESVTHFFEVTVGAILVVLGARMLLRAAGVSFPTFRNHDHGAQTHRHVSLGSVALGTKHTHVHDESFAVGVLHGFAGSGALVIAMVSAAPGMGQAVAFLTAFSLLTVATMATVSTLWGRSMDVGGTRLLRATAGVVGVVVGGLLVVEQVGLFV
- a CDS encoding inositol monophosphatase family protein, with the protein product MNELGARADRAQRAARDGGAVARRAFRTDIAVETKGGKTDVVTEADRATQRRVIDRIHGSFPDDAIVGEEEDELKSVPDEGASWVIDPIDGTNNFVRDIPVWATSVAAVVDGDPVASANFLPALEDLYAADDEAAYRNGEKLSVSQRDDPETCTVCPTFWWNYDARDEYAAATRAIVTRFGDMRRYGSMQIALSFVADGALDGVITNKRANPWDSVAGVHLVRMAGGRVTDLDGNEWRHDSEGLVASNGHVHDTVLEAAREIADL
- a CDS encoding succinylglutamate desuccinylase/aspartoacylase domain-containing protein, with translation MRIYELGDGTPEVSVVGSIHGDEPCGARAIERFVAEDPDVERPVKLIIANEEALDADVRYLDEDLNRAFPGDPHAESHERRLAHDLGREVRGTTAFSIHSTQSYAEPFAIVDTVDAIARSILPRLPVDVAVETNNFAEGRLIEHAHTVEVEAGLQKSDEAAENAYWLIRAFLTATNVLPAPTVASDGGDDIESQTEDDRLKLAAPRENSLDVFKLLERLPKPDADEYEVLAHNFEPVESGEVFARADAETFAAERDFYPILLSAYGYADIFGYAGEKVGELP
- a CDS encoding DUF63 family protein — translated: MATVSERIGLDPERLWGLGVAAILVALVGGSLAFPRVVYDGFIWKYFWGPVQADANSAVCATRATGVTEYLGSSSACAAAAQPVAYPGYTLVSEVGYMVTLVIALTGVVFLLRRLDIGEKPRFFYALIPFMFFGGAFRVVEDANDAPGMVDALITYPWNTLVISPVIYVTVFAITLVAVLGSVVAERSGVIDDYVKPLFGAGVAILAVTLGYLLFIGVTGAQGATFYPQVLVVILAGATAVAGVTWVLLERFAPEVNAGTGLIGLVIIWGHAVDGVANVVGLDWMTALGAGNNLIPKHPVNRAVVDFTASTLPESILAVTGDAWPFLLVKLVAATAVVWVFDEQIFEDSPRYAILLLIAVLAVGLGPGTRDMLRATFGV
- a CDS encoding YcaO-like family protein, whose translation is MNIGLVGSGPAAESIRAACSDIDAPVTETTPDALDGFDLGFVVSAVGDEAFDVADDAAGRWIAVEIGGIGGHAIADIDAAVSAFDDDSGGFTDLRARVASTTESSGRPSGDRAAVRLAGAVAGRRGISLLSGDDIAGTVVEVPGRERSFLPAPSPTDRDRTVRRDFRSVELDDALARAEMAVDERVGIVTQVGERESFPLPYYMAQTADTTAYADTRAAELAGGAAAGWDEAYMKALGEALERYSAGVYRSSEFAVAPAASRPGAVPPSRFVRPDSYRDPDPDEPIQWVEGEHLATGESVSLPAEFVHYPPPTERHKPSITTGLGLGNSGTEAILSGLYETIERDATMLAWYSTFDPLGLDVADETFQTLAARARSEALDVTALLVTQDVDVPVVAVAVHRDDEWPQFAMGSGADLDANSAARSALAEALQNWTELRAMGPEQAATQGGAIATYADFPEAAEAFVTPDATIPADSVGPDEVPEGEGELDAVVEHITDAGLDAYVARTTPRDVEQLGFEAVRVLVPQAQPLFIGDPFFADRAESVPRELGFEPRLDREYHPFP
- a CDS encoding DUF309 domain-containing protein, with the protein product MDEHTRDPSVAPPLGNPSGWNADVRMWEHATLRRAVEHGVRLFNSADFHESHDCFEDEWYNYGAGTTESAFLHGMVQVAAGAYKHFDFENDVGMRSLFETALQYLRGTPSDFYGVDVDDVRATLRAALDDPTELHEWQITLDGQQATAYPADYDYAAQLDH